From the genome of Bosea sp. Tri-49, one region includes:
- a CDS encoding ABC transporter substrate-binding protein yields the protein MVMSARLLATAVATLLAATLPLSGALAQPKRGGTLNMLVEPEPPALSTIAHTAGPSTKVSGKVLEGLLTYDHDLTPKAQLAADWAISEDGLRYSFKLREGVLWHDGKPFTSADVAASIAILKQYHPRGRGTFANVVTVETPDPLTAVIVLSKPAPYLISAFAASESPIVPKHLYEGTDPSTNPKTNAPVGTGPYIFKEWVRGSHVVYERNPNYWDKPKPYIDRLVVKFIPDAAARAVAFESGSVDLGGETPVPLSELDRLKNDPRIGVEEKGYSYSPSVQRIEFNFENKYLKDVRVRRAIAHAIDKRVILNTVWYGYGEPTATPISARLTRFHDPSVKPYAFDPKKAEQLLDEAGFKRGADGVRFRLNHDFLPYGDGYRRTADYLRQALSKVGIEITIRSQDFATYIRRVYTERDFDFTNNSMGNTFDPTVGVQRLYWSKNFKKGVPFSNGSGISNPEIDALLEAATVELDPAKRKQQFARFQQIVAEDVPSITLQTLANLTIYNRKVKDHTVGADGLNGNLADVWIEQ from the coding sequence ATGGTCATGTCCGCGCGCCTCTTAGCCACCGCCGTCGCCACCCTGCTGGCTGCGACCCTGCCCCTCTCCGGCGCCCTGGCGCAGCCCAAGCGCGGCGGCACGCTGAACATGCTGGTCGAGCCCGAACCGCCGGCGCTCTCCACCATCGCCCATACGGCAGGCCCGTCGACCAAGGTCAGCGGCAAGGTGCTGGAGGGGCTGCTGACCTATGACCATGACCTGACGCCGAAGGCGCAGCTCGCCGCGGACTGGGCGATCAGCGAGGACGGCCTGCGCTACTCCTTCAAGCTGCGCGAGGGCGTGCTCTGGCATGACGGCAAGCCCTTCACTTCGGCCGACGTCGCCGCCTCGATCGCCATCCTGAAGCAGTATCATCCGCGCGGGCGCGGCACCTTCGCCAATGTCGTCACCGTCGAGACGCCGGATCCGCTGACGGCGGTGATCGTGCTGTCCAAGCCGGCGCCCTATCTGATCAGCGCTTTTGCGGCCTCCGAGTCGCCGATTGTGCCCAAGCACCTCTACGAAGGCACGGACCCGTCGACCAATCCGAAGACGAACGCGCCGGTCGGCACCGGCCCCTACATCTTCAAGGAGTGGGTGCGCGGCAGCCATGTCGTCTACGAGCGCAACCCGAACTACTGGGACAAGCCCAAGCCCTATATCGACCGGCTGGTGGTGAAGTTCATCCCGGACGCCGCCGCACGCGCCGTTGCCTTCGAATCCGGGTCGGTCGACCTTGGCGGCGAGACGCCGGTTCCACTCTCCGAGCTCGACAGGCTGAAGAACGATCCGCGCATCGGCGTCGAGGAGAAGGGCTATTCCTACAGTCCCTCGGTGCAGCGCATCGAGTTCAACTTCGAGAACAAGTACCTGAAGGACGTACGCGTACGTCGCGCCATCGCCCATGCGATCGACAAGCGCGTCATCCTGAACACCGTCTGGTACGGTTATGGCGAGCCGACCGCGACGCCGATCAGCGCTCGGCTTACCCGCTTCCATGACCCGTCCGTAAAGCCCTACGCCTTCGATCCGAAGAAGGCCGAGCAATTGCTCGACGAGGCCGGGTTCAAGCGCGGCGCCGATGGCGTGCGCTTCCGGCTCAATCACGACTTCCTGCCCTATGGCGACGGCTATCGCCGCACCGCCGACTATCTGCGCCAGGCGCTCTCGAAGGTCGGGATCGAGATCACCATCCGCTCGCAGGACTTCGCCACCTATATCCGCCGGGTCTACACCGAGCGCGACTTCGACTTCACCAACAACTCGATGGGCAACACCTTCGACCCGACGGTCGGCGTGCAGCGGCTCTACTGGTCGAAGAACTTCAAGAAGGGCGTGCCGTTCTCGAACGGCTCCGGCATCAGCAACCCGGAGATCGACGCGCTGCTCGAGGCCGCGACCGTCGAGCTCGACCCGGCCAAGCGCAAGCAGCAATTCGCCCGTTTCCAGCAGATCGTCGCCGAGGACGTGCCGTCGATCACGCTGCAGACCCTCGCCAACCTGACGATCTACAACCGCAAGGTGAAGGATCACACGGTCGGCGCCGACGGGCTCAATGGCAACCTCGCCGATGTCTGGATCGAGCAATGA
- a CDS encoding flavin reductase family protein, whose protein sequence is MNQQFAPPGAADIHSDAFKAVMRNVAGAVSIITASHGGERAGLTATSLTALSAEPPTVIVCINKGASAWPKIEAAGHFAINVLAARHQSVADRFAGRGGFKGEARFAGGDWAPLVTGAPTLAGALAVLDCETDEAIERHSHTILIGRIKAIRQAKDEGALLYWRGVYGKLDETLQHGAGI, encoded by the coding sequence ATGAATCAGCAGTTCGCCCCGCCTGGCGCCGCCGATATCCACTCCGACGCGTTCAAGGCGGTGATGCGCAATGTCGCGGGCGCGGTCAGCATCATCACCGCCTCGCACGGCGGCGAGCGTGCCGGCCTGACCGCGACGTCGTTGACCGCCCTCTCGGCTGAGCCGCCCACTGTCATCGTTTGCATCAACAAAGGCGCATCAGCCTGGCCAAAGATCGAGGCGGCCGGCCATTTCGCGATCAATGTTCTGGCCGCCCGCCACCAGAGTGTTGCCGACCGTTTCGCCGGTCGCGGTGGCTTCAAGGGCGAGGCCCGTTTTGCGGGTGGCGACTGGGCGCCGCTCGTGACCGGCGCGCCAACGCTCGCCGGAGCCCTCGCCGTGCTGGACTGCGAGACCGACGAGGCGATCGAGCGTCATTCGCATACGATCCTGATCGGCCGCATCAAGGCGATCCGGCAGGCGAAGGACGAGGGCGCGCTGCTGTATTGGCGCGGGGTCTACGGCAAGCTCGACGAGACGCTGCAACACGGCGCCGGCATCTGA
- a CDS encoding acyl-CoA dehydrogenase family protein, with protein sequence MTRAGSAALKRDEKPAGPGREELLSRLPELARRLAVGASEREQRRELPHESFRLFRESGLGALRVPTRLGGPGGSLRDLFEVIVTLAAADPNVAHALRSHFNFTETHVLGEDTPRSRELLGLVLDGALFAGASTELGTAKPGQVTTRLLRDGDDFRLVGRKFYATGTAFADYAVFSAQDEEERPVGVLVPTSRAGISVHDDWDGMGQRLTASGSVTLDDVVVHPGEVTYRQLGLAIGRHTSSLRQLHLVSCAAGIVRNVVSDAVAYAQRDARAALHSAAETGRQDPFVQQVVGELSAASFAVDAAIAAAAAALDRSAEGFARNVPELDDLLLAGSLAVSRTQIAVYPQALKAAETLFETGGGSTTASRYNFDRHWRNIRTLSTHNPLRQKARAIGDYFINDETTFLKAGRVF encoded by the coding sequence GGGAAGCGCTGCCCTGAAGCGCGACGAGAAGCCGGCCGGGCCGGGGCGGGAGGAGTTGCTGTCACGCTTGCCGGAGCTGGCGCGACGCCTTGCCGTCGGGGCCTCCGAACGCGAGCAGCGGCGCGAGCTGCCCCATGAGAGCTTCCGCCTGTTCCGTGAATCCGGCCTCGGCGCCTTGCGCGTGCCGACCCGTCTCGGCGGCCCCGGCGGCAGCCTGCGCGACCTGTTCGAGGTCATCGTCACGCTCGCCGCGGCCGATCCGAACGTGGCGCATGCGCTGCGCTCGCATTTCAACTTCACCGAGACGCATGTCCTGGGAGAGGACACGCCGCGCTCGCGCGAGCTGCTCGGCCTCGTGCTGGATGGAGCGCTGTTTGCCGGCGCCTCGACCGAGCTCGGCACCGCCAAGCCGGGGCAGGTGACGACGCGGCTTCTTCGTGACGGCGACGACTTCCGGCTGGTCGGGCGCAAGTTCTACGCGACCGGTACCGCCTTTGCCGATTATGCGGTCTTCAGCGCCCAGGACGAGGAGGAGAGGCCGGTCGGCGTGCTGGTGCCGACGAGCCGGGCCGGCATCTCCGTCCATGACGATTGGGACGGGATGGGGCAGAGGCTCACCGCCAGCGGCAGCGTCACGCTCGATGACGTCGTGGTGCACCCCGGCGAGGTCACCTACCGCCAGCTCGGCCTGGCGATCGGGCGGCACACCTCGTCGCTGCGCCAGCTGCATCTGGTCTCCTGCGCCGCCGGCATCGTCCGCAACGTCGTCAGCGATGCTGTCGCCTATGCGCAGCGCGATGCGCGCGCGGCCCTGCACAGCGCGGCCGAGACCGGGCGCCAGGATCCGTTCGTGCAGCAGGTGGTGGGTGAGCTCTCCGCCGCCTCCTTCGCGGTCGACGCTGCCATCGCGGCTGCGGCTGCAGCGCTAGACCGCTCGGCCGAGGGCTTCGCCCGCAATGTGCCCGAGCTCGACGATCTCCTGCTGGCGGGGTCGCTCGCGGTGTCGCGCACGCAGATCGCGGTCTATCCGCAGGCTTTGAAGGCGGCCGAGACGCTGTTCGAGACGGGTGGCGGCTCGACCACGGCGAGTCGTTATAATTTCGACCGGCACTGGCGCAACATCCGCACGCTTTCGACGCACAACCCGCTACGACAGAAGGCGCGCGCCATCGGCGACTATTTCATCAACGACGAGACGACCTTCCTCAAGGCCGGGCGGGTGTTCTGA
- a CDS encoding RBBP9/YdeN family alpha/beta hydrolase: MAILIVPGSKVKSTDWQARWESQIDVVERVEQPETGRSRLDAWLETLREHIGQHPNVVLVGHGLGATVIAHLAARYPDLPIRGAMLVAPVDPEAETTSAADLASFGPLPYDPFPFPAFVVASRTDPHMDIHRARVFANMWDAAFIDAGNAGHLDADSGLGDWPAGLDLLEKLATFGAPPGKPSEHSPTRPSLH; encoded by the coding sequence ATGGCCATCCTCATCGTCCCCGGATCAAAGGTAAAGTCTACCGATTGGCAGGCCCGTTGGGAAAGCCAGATCGACGTCGTCGAGCGCGTGGAACAACCTGAAACCGGCCGCTCGCGTCTCGATGCCTGGCTCGAAACCTTGCGCGAGCATATCGGGCAGCATCCCAACGTCGTGCTCGTCGGCCATGGGCTCGGCGCGACCGTGATCGCACATCTGGCCGCGCGGTATCCCGATCTGCCGATCCGCGGCGCGATGCTGGTCGCCCCGGTCGATCCCGAGGCCGAGACCACTTCGGCGGCCGATCTCGCCTCGTTCGGTCCGTTGCCATACGACCCGTTTCCCTTCCCGGCCTTCGTCGTTGCCAGCCGCACGGATCCTCACATGGATATCCACAGGGCGCGCGTCTTCGCCAACATGTGGGACGCCGCGTTCATCGATGCGGGCAACGCCGGACATCTCGATGCCGATAGCGGCCTTGGCGACTGGCCCGCTGGCCTCGACCTGCTCGAAAAGCTGGCCACTTTCGGCGCGCCTCCCGGCAAGCCCAGCGAACATTCTCCGACGCGCCCCAGTCTGCATTAG
- a CDS encoding aldo/keto reductase yields MMFGRETDEATSHRIIDKAREQGINSIDTADAYSKGESERITGRGIAKHRDHWVLATKFANALGDGPNQRGTSRKWIVENVEASLKRLGTDYIDILYFHRAPFDEPLGEAVRAIADLVRQGKLRYFGVSNFRGFRISEVAHLADQYGIDRPVVSQPLYNIVTRTAEAEQLPAAAFNGLGVISYSPLARGVLTGKYQPGAEPAPDSRAGRKDPRILNTEYRPESLDIAQRIQRHAAARGVSALDFALAWVLHNRLVTSAIAGPRTEAQWDSYLPALNYRLTAEDEAFVDSLVPPGHTSTHGWNDPSHPPEGRVPYPFAEAVTAAAQKAA; encoded by the coding sequence ATGATGTTCGGCCGTGAAACGGACGAAGCCACCTCGCATCGCATCATCGACAAGGCGCGCGAGCAGGGCATCAATTCGATCGACACCGCCGACGCCTACAGCAAGGGCGAGTCCGAGCGGATCACCGGGCGCGGCATCGCCAAGCACCGCGATCACTGGGTGCTGGCGACCAAGTTCGCCAACGCACTCGGCGACGGCCCGAACCAGCGCGGCACCTCGCGCAAATGGATCGTCGAGAATGTCGAGGCCAGCCTGAAGCGGCTCGGCACCGACTATATCGACATCCTCTATTTCCACCGCGCCCCGTTCGACGAGCCGCTCGGCGAGGCGGTGCGCGCCATCGCCGACCTCGTCCGCCAGGGCAAGCTGCGCTATTTCGGCGTCTCGAACTTCCGCGGCTTCCGCATCTCGGAGGTCGCCCATCTCGCCGACCAGTACGGCATCGACCGCCCTGTGGTGAGCCAGCCACTCTACAACATCGTCACCCGCACCGCCGAAGCCGAGCAACTGCCGGCCGCGGCCTTCAACGGGTTGGGCGTGATCTCCTACAGCCCGCTCGCACGCGGCGTGCTCACCGGAAAGTACCAGCCGGGCGCCGAGCCCGCCCCCGACAGCCGCGCCGGCCGCAAGGATCCGCGCATCCTCAACACCGAATACCGCCCGGAATCGCTCGACATCGCCCAGCGCATCCAGCGCCATGCGGCTGCGCGCGGCGTCTCTGCGCTCGACTTCGCGCTCGCCTGGGTGCTGCACAACCGGCTCGTCACCTCCGCCATCGCCGGACCGCGGACCGAGGCGCAATGGGACAGCTACCTGCCGGCGCTGAACTATCGCCTCACCGCGGAGGACGAGGCTTTCGTCGACAGCCTCGTGCCGCCCGGCCACACCTCGACCCATGGCTGGAACGATCCGAGCCACCCGCCGGAAGGTCGCGTACCGTATCCGTTCGCAGAGGCAGTCACAGCGGCAGCGCAGAAGGCGGCCTGA
- a CDS encoding ABC transporter permease, translated as MSLSRLSGVLRKTLIQAVPTVIGIVILNFLLLQLAPGDAADVMAGEAGAATEETMAMLRKQFGLDLPLLDQLLAYLGNLAQGSLGFSPRYNMPVAELIAQRLPGTLMLMGLSLSLALLLGIALGAVMALNAGRWPDRLLSVGSLIFYSVPGFWIGLMLIVLFSVKLGWLPSGGAETIGAGLSGLESLLDKARHMILPAASLALFYVAIYARLTRATMLEVASQDFIRTATAKGLTPLHVATRHILRNALLPVTTLAGMHFGGILGGAVVVETIYSWPGLGRLAFEAVMRRDFNVLLGVLLLCSLLVIIVNMVVDLLQAWLDPRIEVR; from the coding sequence ATGTCGCTTTCCCGTTTGTCCGGTGTCCTGCGCAAGACCCTGATTCAGGCCGTCCCGACGGTCATCGGGATCGTCATCCTGAATTTCCTCCTGCTGCAGCTCGCGCCGGGTGACGCAGCCGATGTCATGGCCGGCGAGGCGGGCGCCGCGACCGAGGAGACGATGGCGATGCTGCGCAAGCAGTTCGGCCTCGACCTGCCGCTGCTCGACCAGCTGCTCGCCTATCTCGGCAATCTCGCACAGGGCAGTCTCGGCTTCTCGCCGCGCTACAACATGCCTGTCGCCGAGCTGATCGCGCAGCGCCTGCCGGGCACGCTCATGCTGATGGGGCTTTCCCTGTCGCTGGCGCTTCTGCTCGGCATCGCGCTGGGCGCTGTGATGGCCCTCAATGCCGGGCGCTGGCCCGACCGGCTGCTCTCCGTCGGCTCGCTGATCTTCTATTCGGTGCCGGGATTCTGGATCGGCCTGATGCTGATCGTGCTGTTCTCGGTCAAGCTCGGCTGGCTGCCGAGCGGCGGCGCGGAGACGATCGGGGCGGGTCTTTCGGGATTGGAGAGCCTGCTCGACAAGGCCCGCCACATGATCCTCCCGGCTGCATCGCTGGCACTTTTCTATGTCGCGATCTACGCCAGGCTGACCCGGGCGACGATGCTCGAGGTCGCCTCGCAGGATTTCATTCGCACCGCGACGGCCAAGGGCCTCACACCGCTCCACGTCGCGACCCGGCATATCCTGCGCAACGCGCTCCTGCCGGTGACCACGCTCGCCGGCATGCATTTCGGCGGCATCCTCGGCGGCGCCGTCGTGGTCGAGACGATCTACAGCTGGCCCGGCCTTGGGCGCCTCGCCTTCGAAGCGGTGATGCGGCGCGACTTCAACGTCCTTCTCGGCGTGCTGCTGCTCTGCTCGCTGCTCGTCATCATCGTCAATATGGTCGTCGACCTGCTGCAGGCATGGCTCGACCCGCGCATCGAGGTTCGCTGA
- a CDS encoding LLM class flavin-dependent oxidoreductase, whose protein sequence is MTALAEDRAGPPLRRQTDYPDSPLSRALKQPLLLGLFLNLQGIRFSDLPTSSTWTFDYNAELVKRADALGFEIAFSRTQWLPKGGYDGDASLDAFVALGAMAAITKNILLISTIHVLYGPWHPLHLGKLGATLDHISKGRWGINIVTGHRAVEHEMFGRQRIEHDKRYLMADELFDVLDRLWSEDENYSYEGRLNPWRLHDAWITPKPLYGRPILVNATGSPAGIDFAAKHSDLVFITSPGGSHIDSALATLPPHIAAIKDRARAFGRKAKTLINPIIVSRDTEAEAQAYAQAIHDNKPVLAGPAFAAHGKGTNQGYDSDAHAWRGRADAAHKQGLGLGGNIEIIGSPEQVVDKIAALHAIGIDGLQINFYDFKADFDHFEERILPLLKQRGLRL, encoded by the coding sequence ATGACCGCGCTCGCCGAAGATCGGGCCGGCCCGCCACTGCGCCGGCAGACCGACTATCCCGACAGCCCGCTGTCGCGTGCGCTGAAGCAGCCATTGCTGCTCGGGCTGTTCCTCAACCTGCAGGGCATCCGCTTCTCCGACCTGCCGACGAGCTCGACCTGGACCTTCGACTACAATGCCGAGCTGGTGAAGCGCGCCGATGCGCTCGGCTTCGAGATCGCCTTCAGCCGCACGCAATGGCTGCCCAAGGGCGGCTATGACGGTGACGCCTCGCTCGACGCCTTCGTCGCACTCGGGGCCATGGCGGCGATCACGAAGAACATCCTGCTGATCTCGACGATCCATGTGCTCTACGGGCCCTGGCACCCGCTGCATCTCGGCAAGCTCGGCGCGACGCTCGATCACATCAGCAAGGGTCGCTGGGGCATCAACATCGTCACCGGGCACCGCGCCGTCGAGCACGAGATGTTTGGCCGCCAACGCATCGAGCACGACAAGCGCTATCTGATGGCGGACGAGCTCTTCGATGTGCTCGACCGGCTGTGGAGCGAGGACGAGAACTACTCCTACGAGGGACGCCTCAACCCCTGGCGCCTGCACGATGCCTGGATCACGCCGAAGCCGCTCTACGGTCGCCCGATCCTGGTCAATGCGACGGGCTCGCCGGCCGGCATCGACTTTGCCGCCAAGCATTCCGACCTGGTCTTCATCACCTCGCCGGGCGGCTCGCATATCGACAGCGCGCTCGCGACGCTGCCGCCTCATATCGCCGCGATCAAGGACCGGGCGCGCGCCTTCGGCCGCAAAGCGAAGACGCTGATCAATCCGATTATCGTCTCGCGCGATACGGAGGCCGAGGCGCAGGCCTACGCGCAGGCGATCCACGACAACAAGCCGGTGCTGGCAGGGCCGGCCTTCGCCGCACACGGCAAGGGCACCAACCAGGGCTATGACAGCGACGCCCATGCCTGGCGCGGCCGGGCCGACGCTGCGCACAAGCAGGGGCTGGGGCTCGGCGGTAATATCGAGATCATCGGCTCGCCCGAGCAGGTGGTCGACAAGATCGCCGCGTTGCATGCGATTGGGATCGACGGGCTGCAGATCAATTTCTACGACTTCAAGGCCGATTTCGACCATTTCGAGGAGCGCATCCTGCCGCTGCTGAAGCAGCGGGGCCTGCGGCTCTGA
- a CDS encoding RrF2 family transcriptional regulator translates to MLTNKGKYGIKAMVHLARLDAGETAQIAEIAQRNNISKKFLDAILLDLRNAGMLRSKKGPGGGYALAKPARTIKVGAVIRALEGPIAPIDCASQSAFRPCQDCGDIEACVVRSVMREVRDAMAAVVDNTTIADLVGRAAAHKPEIDFAI, encoded by the coding sequence GTGCTGACCAACAAGGGCAAATACGGCATCAAGGCGATGGTGCACCTCGCCAGGCTCGATGCCGGCGAGACCGCCCAGATCGCCGAGATCGCCCAGCGCAACAACATCTCGAAGAAATTTCTCGACGCGATCCTGCTGGATCTGCGCAATGCCGGCATGCTGCGCAGCAAGAAGGGCCCGGGCGGCGGTTACGCATTGGCGAAGCCGGCCCGCACCATCAAGGTCGGCGCGGTCATCCGCGCCCTCGAAGGACCGATCGCGCCGATCGACTGCGCCAGCCAGTCGGCCTTCAGGCCGTGCCAGGATTGCGGTGACATCGAGGCTTGCGTCGTCCGCTCGGTGATGCGGGAGGTACGTGACGCGATGGCGGCAGTCGTCGACAATACGACCATCGCCGATCTCGTCGGCCGCGCCGCAGCTCACAAGCCGGAGATCGACTTCGCGATCTAA
- a CDS encoding FAD-dependent oxidoreductase, translating to MTDLPSSSASEALRLLGPFPDNWVPARGGIDHDVVIVGGGHTGATFAFALQRAGIRRISVIDAAHDEAASGVWLTRARMNLLRTPKNLAGPELGVQGLSFQAWYEARHGKQAYADLVRIPRLDWAKYLSWFRATLGLQIRYRTRLLRIEPAADHLRLHLDIDGTHQVETARKVILGNGVAGSGYPYLPAVLEALPPHLRAHTSDVIDIASLRGKSVAVLGAAASAFDAAGAALEAGAREVHLFARRDHIAATPVSRVRGYPGAYDNYRHLPDATRWRQAFRFRDAGSTPTVDAIERAVRFANFHIHLSAGWQQAREEDDRIAVELEAGKFYFDFAIAGTGFRVDLARRPELAGIAGEVLLWRDRYAPPEAERDQDLGAHPYLGFGHELLEKTLGAAPQLRNIHVYNPGGFVSFGLPIGDVPSIRRDVPAVVSAISRDLFFSDIEHHQTRFVSDIAPEFGEETWRSAVWSGARQAAE from the coding sequence ATGACCGACCTGCCTTCTTCCTCCGCCAGCGAAGCGCTGCGCCTGCTCGGCCCCTTCCCCGACAACTGGGTCCCAGCGCGAGGCGGCATCGACCATGACGTCGTCATCGTCGGCGGCGGCCATACCGGCGCGACCTTCGCCTTCGCGCTGCAACGCGCCGGCATCCGCCGGATCAGTGTCATCGATGCCGCCCACGACGAGGCAGCCTCCGGCGTCTGGCTGACACGGGCGCGGATGAACCTGCTGCGCACGCCAAAGAACCTGGCGGGGCCCGAGCTCGGCGTGCAGGGCCTGAGCTTCCAGGCCTGGTACGAGGCCCGCCACGGCAAGCAGGCCTATGCCGACCTCGTCCGCATTCCGCGCCTCGACTGGGCCAAATATCTCTCCTGGTTCCGGGCGACGCTGGGCTTGCAGATCCGCTACCGCACGCGATTGCTGCGGATCGAGCCCGCCGCCGACCATCTGCGCCTGCATCTCGATATCGACGGCACTCATCAAGTCGAGACCGCGCGCAAGGTTATCCTCGGCAACGGCGTCGCCGGCAGCGGCTACCCCTATCTGCCAGCAGTGCTGGAGGCCCTGCCGCCGCATCTGCGGGCCCACACCTCGGATGTCATCGACATCGCCTCGCTGCGCGGCAAGTCCGTCGCGGTGCTCGGCGCGGCAGCGTCAGCCTTCGACGCCGCAGGCGCTGCGCTGGAAGCCGGCGCGCGCGAGGTCCATCTGTTCGCCCGGCGCGACCACATCGCCGCCACCCCGGTGTCGCGCGTCCGCGGCTATCCCGGCGCCTATGACAATTACCGGCATTTGCCGGACGCGACCCGCTGGCGGCAAGCGTTTCGCTTCCGCGATGCCGGCTCGACGCCGACGGTGGACGCCATCGAGCGCGCCGTGCGTTTCGCAAACTTCCACATCCATCTATCGGCGGGCTGGCAGCAAGCCCGTGAAGAGGATGACCGCATCGCGGTCGAACTGGAGGCCGGCAAGTTCTATTTCGACTTCGCCATCGCCGGCACCGGCTTCCGGGTCGATCTGGCCCGCCGGCCCGAGCTCGCCGGCATCGCAGGTGAGGTCCTGCTCTGGCGCGATCGCTATGCCCCACCGGAGGCCGAACGGGACCAGGATCTCGGCGCTCATCCCTATCTCGGCTTCGGGCATGAGCTGCTGGAGAAGACGCTGGGCGCGGCGCCGCAGCTCCGGAACATCCACGTCTACAACCCAGGCGGCTTCGTCAGCTTCGGCCTGCCGATCGGCGACGTGCCTTCGATCCGCCGTGACGTGCCGGCTGTCGTCTCGGCGATCAGCCGCGACTTGTTCTTCAGCGATATCGAGCATCATCAGACACGCTTTGTCTCCGATATCGCACCGGAGTTCGGCGAGGAGACCTGGCGTTCGGCCGTCTGGAGCGGCGCGCGGCAAGCTGCCGAATAA
- a CDS encoding ABC transporter permease — protein MGVIERSLSHSEAIVWAGPTSEPLVLPGPGFGLLTNGKNDATKAPEAQAPPVTTSPSLSGSQRALKAFLRNPSGLIALAFLLLVAAIALAAPLLYPDDPLSMVGRPFLWPGQNPEFPLGTDSLGRDVAAGLVWGARISLLVGFAAMALGVSAGIAVGATAGYCGGWVDDVLVRLTEVVQTVPSFVLLVVLVAIAQPSIATVTGAIAMVTWPMVTRLVRAEFRSLREKDFVLAARAIGSGPVRIILREILPNALSPIIVTASVLVASAILMESALSFLGLGDPNLVSWGSMIGAGRELLRTAWYLTAIPGFAIVLTVLALNLVGDALNDALNPHLSAER, from the coding sequence ATGGGCGTTATCGAACGATCCCTGAGCCATTCCGAGGCGATCGTCTGGGCCGGGCCGACTTCCGAGCCTCTGGTGCTGCCGGGCCCTGGCTTTGGCTTGCTCACGAACGGGAAGAACGACGCAACCAAGGCGCCGGAGGCGCAAGCGCCACCCGTTACAACCTCTCCCTCGCTCTCCGGCAGCCAGCGTGCACTCAAGGCGTTCCTGCGAAACCCGTCAGGCCTGATCGCGCTGGCCTTCCTTCTGCTCGTCGCGGCTATCGCGCTCGCAGCCCCCCTGCTCTATCCTGACGACCCTCTCTCGATGGTCGGCCGGCCTTTCCTCTGGCCCGGGCAGAATCCCGAATTCCCGCTCGGCACGGATTCACTCGGCCGCGACGTCGCCGCCGGCTTGGTCTGGGGCGCTCGCATCTCGCTGCTGGTCGGCTTTGCGGCAATGGCGCTCGGCGTCAGCGCTGGGATCGCGGTGGGTGCGACCGCAGGCTATTGCGGCGGCTGGGTCGACGATGTGCTGGTGCGGCTGACCGAGGTGGTCCAGACCGTGCCGAGCTTCGTACTGCTCGTCGTACTCGTCGCCATCGCCCAGCCCTCGATCGCCACCGTCACCGGCGCGATCGCGATGGTGACGTGGCCGATGGTCACTCGGCTGGTGCGCGCCGAGTTCCGCTCGCTGCGCGAGAAGGATTTCGTCTTGGCGGCGCGCGCGATCGGCTCCGGGCCGGTGCGCATCATCCTGCGCGAGATCCTGCCCAATGCGCTCTCGCCGATCATCGTCACCGCCTCCGTGCTGGTCGCCTCGGCGATCCTGATGGAGTCAGCGCTATCGTTCCTCGGGCTCGGTGATCCCAACCTGGTGAGCTGGGGCAGCATGATCGGCGCCGGGCGCGAATTGCTGCGCACCGCCTGGTACCTTACCGCCATTCCCGGCTTCGCCATCGTCCTGACCGTGCTGGCGCTCAACCTCGTCGGCGATGCGCTGAACGACGCGCTGAACCCGCACCTCTCCGCCGAGCGCTGA